A window from Leishmania mexicana MHOM/GT/2001/U1103 complete genome, chromosome 33 encodes these proteins:
- a CDS encoding NADPH-cytochrome p450 reductase-like protein, which translates to MTRLTILYGTQTGNAERLALRIARLALCQGFECVSCLPADDLPIAEWPHTGGPVVLICSNANQGDAPNTFRRSWASLLQPTAAGSMEGLQYAVFGLGDSLYLKFNHMAKMVHNRLRQLGGTPMVMRGLGDESDAKGVEETLQPWLAELWTALGKPGKRGAAARTPAYPLADLPFFPLFSIAPASACDEATAGAPSSSVNASAAPLPYFADSVFSCEVVANRRLTSAACEQVVHHLELRAGPDSTDAAAYDVGDALGIYCPNREELVEELLRELQQDGAEMVMVTPDASHGLVRQPARPFFGRPLSLRSLLRHYFDLDAVVSQEFLWMLAHEVTGEEEGAVDVRERLYELADPANVNDYLQYAHREKRNICEVLHDFKDLHPSLELVLSFAMPMLPRYFSIASAPAMDGAGRFDLCVGLLDWHTPLKRHRTGLCSSYLVKAAPGTRLTCFVWQGSLALPATPTPLLCIATGTGVAPIRNVLRQVAGLSAQGWEDVPVVLVFGCRREAEDYLYREEWATLKETGALPTLRVIPAFSRDTDKKVYVQHKLGQHAKLTSSFLQPEGAGVPPGVVYVCGNAKQMPKDVQHTLEQIVEATVAEVQDEAGAAAHIRALGRVGRYQVDSWSA; encoded by the coding sequence ATGACCAGGCTTACGATTCTGTACGGGACGCAGACTGGCAACGCGGAGCGACTAGCGCTGCGCATCGCTCGACTGGCACTTTGCCAGGGGTTCGAGTGCGTCTCGTGCCTGCCCGCCGATGACTTGCCTATCGCTGAGTGGCCGCACACCGGAGGGCCTGTCGTTCTTATCTGCTCCAACGCGAATCAAGGTGATGCCCCAAACACGTTTCGCCGGTCGTGGGCGTCGCTGCTACAACCCACCGCCGCAGGCAGCATGGAGGGCCTGCAGTACGCTGTCTTCGGCTTGGGCGACTCTCTGTATCTCAAGTTCAACCACATGGCCAAGATGGTGCACAACCGTCTCCGGCAGCTTGGCGGCACCCCGATGGTGATGCGCGGGCTGGGAGATGAGAGTGACGCgaagggcgtggaggagacatTGCAGCCCTGGCTCGCGGAGCTGTGGACAGCACTTGGGAAACCGGGCaagcgcggtgctgccgcacgtACGCCGGCTTACCCGCTGGCGGACCTTCCTTTCTTTCCTCTTTTCAGCATTGCACCCGCCTCGGCGTGCGACGAGGCAACAGCTGGCGCGCCGTCTTCTTCCGTTAacgcctccgccgcgccactgccgtaTTTTGCTGACTCTGTATTCTCctgcgaggtggtggcgaaCAGGCGCCTCACATCTGCTGCGTGCGAGCAGGTGGTTCATCACCTGGAGCTTCGCGCGGGTCCGGACAGCACGGACGCCGCGGCGTACGATGTCGGCGATGCGCTCGGCATCTACTGCCCCAATCGTGAAGAGCTAGtagaggagctgctgcgcgaacTGCAGCAAGACGGGGCAgagatggtgatggtgaccCCAGACGCCTCGCATGGACTCGTCCGTCAGCCCGCCCGCCCCTTCTTTGGGCGGCCTCTCTCGCTACGTTCGTTACTTCGTCACTACTTTGACCTGGACGCCGTGGTGTCACAAGAGTTCTTGTGGATGCTCGCGCATGAGGTGActggggaggaagagggcgcGGTCGACGTGCGGGAACGCCTCTACGAGCTGGCAGATCCGGCCAACGTGAACGATTACCTGCAGTATGCGCACCGTGAGAAGCGCAACATATGTGAGGTGCTGCACGACTTCAAGGACCTTCATCCATCTCTGGAGCTGGTCTTGTCGTTTGCGATGCCGATGCTGCCGCGCTacttctccatcgcctccgcgCCAGCAATGGACGGCGCAGGCCGTTTCGACCTCTGCGTAGGGCTGCTGGACTGGCACACGCCACTGAAGCGCCACCGCACCGGGCTCTGCAGCTCCTACCTAGTGAAGGCCGCCCCCGGGACACGGCTGACGTGTTTTGTCTGGCAGGGTTCCCTTGCACTTCCTGCTacaccgacgccgctgctgtgcatcGCAACAGGGACGGGCGTTGCGCCAATTCGCAATGTTCTGCGGCAGGTCGCCGGTCTCTCCGCGCAGGGCTGGGAAGATGTGCCGGTGGTGCTTGTGTTTGGATGCCGACGTGAGGCGGAGGATTACCTGTACCGCGAGGAGTGGGCTACGCTGAAGGAGACGGGCGCACTGCCCACCCTCCGAGTGATCCCGGCCTTCTCGCGGGACACCGACAAGAAGGTTTACGTGCAGCACAAACTCGGCCAGCACGCAAAACTGACGTCGTCCTTTTTGCAGCCCGAAGGTGCCGGTGTCCCGCCTGGCGTGGTGTACGTGTGCGGAAACGCGAAGCAGATGCCGAAGGATGTGCAGCACACCCTAGAGCAGATTGTCGAGGCGaccgtggcggaggtgcaggaCGAAGCCGGGGCGGCCGCGCACATCAGGGCTCTTGGCCGCGTGGGTCGCTATCAGGTCGACTCGTGGTCGGCGTAG
- a CDS encoding putative gpi transamidase component: protein MAHGDMHILERRQSASGVLLAFAVVVLTWVAAAATASSHPYAANTSRRYSMMVEELTGSLDERGTTPTLVSVAMEMSLTLPAKPGAAMVWEGDAEASEIDDAAVQRLTFDDDFDPIWYYVLRRRGFERLDWCGCGGKWRPEWSISKALSAENENNSVLFGRLRHFLAHHAVCTYSSVSFCGASHERGAASQFQWAAQFVSTLTSSPLSWTAATPRHSRPNGIVIQRAPSHVSGGEDAYWCSYHLVYHDTLCTQHVSPLLNGGRSGRGVQEGLPQGIFNAAFPSFVTYFGAPFQHFTVKATQERLPGNSTVAQPPTVRLKVEVRMSMVVGDASDLEALSEVWSRELPAYARDGRLQVHIGPGGLSQQLRSALPAVAIVSSPREGQAIATPQRQASASASPSSRIGRSPEVQYEVRAHGKDHGYLTVNLQPALVLLDPHVGVDAEKHEGSDGTEEGSGLHHSFLLREGDVVRTLLLFPLHLVRPSLYNMESLLGSTRIVHAHVDVVSNTLAVLLETTVATVHVAAYEAAYAHARQCHEMAGGDGAGGRACRAHDGVLLGRFQLFFGWSALREMPPDDNSNRLVPQPVVVIHRARSSADLGAAEASFQSDLCRIQRHHAASVGAIPQLDHEDSLAAVFQLLNRSDALPDGKRGSLSAMMATLKGDDACVYWVRSTVASGTTIPGPDGAMVFNVLSLGLFFLSAAAGTLTRLTRRLTCKREDLVNLLAQEGATTVVR from the coding sequence ATGGCGCACGGCGACATGCATATTTtggagcggcggcagagcgcTTCGGGTGTGCTACTCGCCTTTGCAGTTGTCGTGCTCAcatgggtggcggcggcagcgacggcttCCTCGCACCCCTATGCAGCTAATACGTCGCGCCGGTACTCAATGATGGTCGAAGAACTGACGGGCAGTCTTGATGAGAGAGGCACCACCCCTACTCTGGTGTCTGTGGCAATGGAGATGTCTctgacgctgccggcgaAGCCTGGTGCCGCGATGGTGTGGGAGGGCGATGCCGAGGCGAGCGAAATCGACGACGCCGCAGTCCAGCGCTTGACTTTCGACGATGACTTTGACCCAATTTGGTACTAcgtgctgcgtcgccgtggcTTCGAGCGCCTTGActggtgcgggtgcggcggcAAGTGGCGGCCCGAGTGGTCCATATCGAAGGCACTGTCAGCGGAGAATGAGAATAACAGCGTCTTGTTTGGCCGTCTGCGGCACTTCCTCGCCCACCACGCCGTGTGCACCTACTCGTCTGTCTCCTTCTGCGGCGCCAGTCACGAACGGGGAGCGGCGAGCCAGTTTCAGTGGGCGGCCCAGTTTGTGTCGACTCTAACCTCGTCGCCACTGAGCTGGACCGCAGCAACGCCCCGGCACTCGAGACCAAACGGGATCGTCATTCAACGCGCCCCCTCAcacgtcagcggcggcgaggatgcgTACTGGTGCTCGTACCACCTCGTCTACCACGACACTCTGTGCACGCAACACGTGAGCCCCCTGCTCAACGGCGGCCGCTCCGGCCGCGGCGTGCAGGAGGGGCTGCCTCAAGGCATCTTCAACGCCGCGTTTCCGTCTTTCGTCACGTACTTTGGCGCCCCGTTTCAGCATTTTACCGTGAAGGCGACTCAGGAGCGTCTCCCCGGGAACAGCACtgttgcgcagccgccgacggTGCGGCTGAAGGTCGAGGTTCGCATGAGCATGGTGGTGGGTGATGCGTCGGACTTGGAGGCGCTGAGCGAGGTGTGGTCACGCGAGCTGCCCGCCTACGCGCGGGATGGCCGTCTTCAGGTGCACATCGGCCCTGGCGGGCTCTCTCAACAGCTGCGCAGTGCGCTACCAGCCGTAGCGATAGTTTCGTCCCCGCGCGAGGGGCAGGCGAtagcgacgccgcagcggcaggcgtcGGCCTCTGCGAGCCCATCGTCTCGGATTGGCCGCTCCCCAGAGGTGCAGTACGAGGTGCGCGCCCACGGCAAGGATCACGGTTATCTGACCGTGAATCTACAGCCGGCTCTAGTTCTACTTGACCCCCACGTTGGCGTAGACGCGGAGAAGCACGAGGGCTCGGACGGGACCGAAGAGGGGTCGGGGCTACACCACTCGTTCCTCCTCCGCGAGGGCGACGTGGTCCGCACCCTTCTGCTCTTTCCTCTGCATCTTGTGCGCCCTTCCCTGTACAACATGGAGTCTCTACTTGGCTCCACGCGCATTGTCCACGCTCACGTGGACGTTGTCTCCAACACGCTAGCAGTTCTCCTCGAGACCACCGTAGCGACGGTGCACGTCGCCGCCTACGAGGCCGCGTATGCGCATGCCCGACAGTGCCACGAGAtggccggcggcgacggcgccggcggtcGAGCCTGCCGCGCTCACGACGGCGTCCTGCTCGGCCGATTCCAGCTTTTCTTCGGCTGGTCGGCGCTGAGGGAGATGCCGCCAGACGACAACAGCAACCGACTCGTGCCGCAGCCTGTCGTTGTAATTCACCGCGCGAGGTCGTCGGCGGACCTcggcgcggcggaggcgtCATTCCAGTCGGATCTCTGTCGCATTCAGCGTCACCACGCCGCTTCGGTTGGCGCGATACCCCAGCTCGATCACGAGGactccctcgccgccgtcttcCAGCTGCTCAACCGCAGCGACGCGTTGCCGGACGGCAAAAGGGGGTCCCTGTCTGCCATGATGGCGACTCTCAAGGGGGACGACGCATGTGTTTACTGGGTGCGATCCACCGTGGCGAGCGGGACGACGATCCCAGGCCCTGATGGCGCCATGGTCTTCAATGTGCTCTCACTCGGACTCTTTTTcttgtctgctgctgcaggcacGCTGACGCGGCTGACAAGGCGCTTGACGTGCAAGAGAGAAGATCTCGTCAATTTGCTTGCGCAGgaaggcgccaccaccgtcgtcaGGTGA